Proteins from a genomic interval of Rattus norvegicus strain BN/NHsdMcwi chromosome 2, GRCr8, whole genome shotgun sequence:
- the Bbs12 gene encoding Bardet-Biedl syndrome 12 protein, with product MEMDYRVLNRRRHVGLQQLSSFAQTGRSFLGPVKATKFITDAECHESVLVGSTVRLLEGLDLTCAVGHLLNEAVQAQNVTYKTGASTLLFLVGAWSRAVEDCLHLGVPTTVIVSVMSEGLNSCIEAVVSLQVPIHNVFDHIDNTSTVYKLETVDVSLCPFLQVPSGSGLLEEKHDFKDATSQLLSTYSLSGRRAKSPEFFKPQAKVETENTSQALKNNLYTDSFCRKSALTHSRHFNRTENSHWISRPDGFLEHLRSTPKVLRCNDLGELAVGLSHGDHSSMTLAKAAVRLQWQAVCLQPANCMAPFMFDISRLLTCCLPGLPETFSCVCLGYVTSVTMPSITLIKELQDQPFRVILIEGDLTESYRHLGFNKSVNIRTKSDSGQLSEDSTEELWTNRVLEVLIQFNVNLILVQGSVSEHLTEKCMHSKRLVIGSVNGRVLQAFAEATRAVPVAYVTQVNEDCVGNGVSVTFWTGPHDINRSNREILLTAEGINLITAVLTSPASAQMEMKEDRFWSCVNRLCHALKEEKVFLGGGAVEFLCLSHLQILAEQSLNKGNHACLGWLPDSSSWMASSLSVYRPTVLKCLAGGWHEFLSAIMCNTATYPSAVEASTFIQHHVQSAADSGSPSSYILSEYSELSSGLFHSDISNNLELVPRVYDTVTPKIEAWRRALDLVLLVLQTDSEIITGLVHTQMNSQELDGVLFL from the coding sequence ATGGAGATGGATTATAGGGTCCTAAACAGAAGAAGGCATGTGGGACTTCAACAACTTTCATCATTTGCACAAACAGGAAGAAGTTTCCTAGGTCCAGTAAAGGCCACCAAGTTTATTACAGATGCAGAGTGTCATGAAAGTGTGTTAGTCGGATCAACAGTCAGGCTTCTTGAAGGATTGGATCTAACCTGTGCCGTGGGGCACCTTCTCAACGAAGCAGTTCAAGCACAGAATGTCACATACAAAACTGGAGCCAGCactcttttgtttcttgttgGTGCATGGAGCAGGGCTGTTGAAGATTGTCTCCATCTGGGGGTTCCCACTACAGTGATAGTGTCAGTGATGTCAGAAGGCCTGAACTCTTGCATTGAAGCAGTTGTGTCCCTTCAAGTACCCATACACaatgtatttgatcatattgACAACACAAGTACAGTTTATAAACTTGAAACCGTTGATGTCAGTTTGTGTCCCTTTCTAcaagtcccttcaggttctgggtTGTTAGAGGAAAAACATGATTTCAAAGATGCCACATCTCAATTGTTGTCCACTTACAGTCTTTCTGGGAGACGTGCTAAATCACCCGAATTCTTCAAACCCCAGGCTAAAGTTGAAACAGAAAACACATCACAAGCTCTGAAAAACAATCTATATACAGATTCCTTCTGCAGAAAGTCAGCACTAACTCACAGTAGGCATTTTAATAGAACAGAAAATAGCCACTGGATAAGCAGACCTGATGGATTTCTAGAACATCTTCGATCAACTCCGAAAGTGCTTAGATGTAATGATTTGGGGGAGTTAGCGGTTGGCTTGAGCCATGGAGATCACAGCAGCATGACATTGGCTAAAGCAGCAGTGAGGCTGCAGTGGCAGGCTGTGTGTCTGCAGCCGGCCAACTGTATGGCACCCTTTATGTTTGATATTTCAAGACTACTCACCTGCTGCCTCCCAGGTTTACCTGAAACTTTCTCCTGTGTTTGTCTAGGATATGTCACTTCTGTAACCATgcctagtattactctgattaagGAGTTGCAGGATCAGCCTTTCCGGGTGATTCTCATCGAGGGTGACCTCACAGAGAGTTACCGCCACCTGGGATTTAATAAGTCTGTAAATATTAGGACAAAGTCAGATAGTGGGCAGCTTTCAGAAGACAGCACAGAAGAACTGTGGACAAATCGTGTGTTAGAGGTGTTGATTCAGTTCAATGTGAACCTCATCTTGGTACAAGGAAGTGTATCTGAACACTTGACTGAAAAATGCATGCACAGTAAGCGGCTGGTAATTGGCTCAGTGAATGGCAGAGTGCTGCAGGCATTTGCAGAGGCCACAAGAGCAGTGCCAGTGGCCTATGTTACACAAGTGAATGAAGACTGTGTGGGCAATGGAGTCTCTGTGACCTTCTGGACAGGTCCTCATGATATAAACAGGAGCAACAGAGAAATCTTGTTAACAGCAGAAGGAATTAATTTGATTACAGCAGTACTCACCAGTCCAGCAAGTGCTCAGATGGAAATGAAGGAAGACAGGTTCTGGTCTTGTGTGAATCGTTTATGTCATGCCCTAAAAGAGGAGAAGGTTTTCCTTGGAGGTGGTGCTGTTGAATTTTTATGTCTTAGCCATCTTCAAATTCTTGCTGAGCAATCTTTAAATAAAGGAAACCATGCTTGTTTAGGATGGCTTCCTGATTCTTCCTCTTGGATGGCCTCATCTCTGTCAGTCTACAGACCTACTGTGCTGAAGTGTCTGGCAGGTGGGTGGCATGAATTCTTGTCAGCTATCATGTGCAACACTGCCACTTACCCATCAGCAGTGGAAGCTAGCACGTTCATTCAACATCATGTACAAAGTGCCGCTGACTCTGGCTCTCCTTCATCGTATATCTTGAGTGAATATAGTGAACTAAGTAGTGGACTTTTTCATTCAGATATTTCCAATAACCTGGAGCTGGTTCCAAGAGTTTATGATACTGTTACACCAAAGATTGAAGCGTGGCGCCGAGCGTTGGATTTAGTGCTCTTAGTGCTTCAGACAGACAGCGAAATAATTACTGGACTTGTACACACACAGATGAATTCTCAGGAATTAGATGGAGTTttatttttgtag